One stretch of Nocardioides perillae DNA includes these proteins:
- a CDS encoding EcsC family protein — protein MGLKGRVGRSLAPRITQLAPDLTTGFVREALARAVAGVGPLPPAVKAADKQLAEQGGHVDRAIHEVIENHVRLAGAQGFATNIGGLVTAAVTIPANVTGVTLLQCRMVAAIAHLRGHDLDDPRVRNAVLVTLLGEDTVAKMVRKGELPGSPMALATAPGTTPELDRTVSRVVATDLVSRVVGKRMATTVGKRVPVVGGLVGAGADGYATWKLGRYADRELLPRTRR, from the coding sequence ATGGGTCTGAAGGGACGCGTCGGGCGCAGCCTGGCGCCGCGCATCACGCAGCTGGCACCCGACCTCACGACCGGTTTCGTGCGCGAGGCGCTCGCCCGCGCCGTCGCCGGGGTGGGGCCGCTGCCGCCCGCGGTGAAGGCGGCCGACAAGCAGCTCGCGGAGCAGGGCGGTCACGTCGACCGCGCGATCCACGAGGTGATCGAGAACCACGTACGCCTCGCCGGCGCCCAGGGCTTCGCCACCAACATCGGCGGCCTGGTGACCGCGGCCGTGACCATCCCGGCCAACGTCACCGGTGTCACGCTGCTGCAGTGCCGCATGGTCGCCGCGATCGCGCACCTGCGTGGCCACGACCTCGACGACCCGCGGGTCCGCAACGCGGTGCTGGTGACCCTCCTCGGCGAGGACACCGTCGCGAAGATGGTCCGCAAGGGCGAGCTGCCCGGCTCACCGATGGCGCTGGCGACCGCGCCCGGCACGACCCCAGAGCTCGACCGCACCGTCTCGCGCGTCGTCGCGACCGACCTGGTCAGCCGGGTCGTCGGCAAGCGGATGGCGACGACCGTCGGCAAGCGCGTGCCCGTGGTGGGCGGCCTCGTCGGCGCGGGCGCCGACGGCTACGCCACCTGGAAGCTCGGCCGCTACGCCGACCGCGAGCTCCTGCCCCGCACCCGGCGGTAG